The Chitinophagales bacterium genomic sequence ACCAGCCCTAAACATATAGCCGAGGTAGAAGCCCTGATACCTGAGGATGTAACCATCCCCGGTGCATCTTTAGACAGCCTGGAAGCTGCCGGCAAGCTGGAATATGTAGAGCTGGAAGAGATGTATGTAAGCTACCTGCAGGAGCATTTTGACTTCGAGGCGCTGAACAAGTCGCCCTTTAAGCTGGCATACGATGCTATGTATGGGGCAGGACAGAACGTCATCCGTCGCCTGCTGCCCAACGCTACCCTGCTGCATTGCGATAACAACCCCGGTTTCCACGGACAGGCGCCTGAGCCGATAGACAAAAACCTGCAGGAACTGGCGCATACCATGGCTACCACGCCTGAATTGAAAATAGGACTGGCTACCGATGGTGATGCCGACCGCATAGGCCTGTACGACGAGGACGGCAACTTTGTAGACGCCCACCACATACTGCTGATATTGATACAATACCTGCATAAGTATAAGAATATGACGGGCAAGGTGGCTATCGCCTTCTCTGTTACCGACCGAGTAAAGCGCATGTGCGAGGCTTATGGCCTGCCTGTAGAGGTAACGCCGATAGGCTTTAAATACATTAGCGAGATCATGACGCAGGAAGATGTGCTGGTAGGTGGTGAAGAAAGCGGTGGTATCGCTGTTAAGGGTCACATCCCCGAGCGTGACGGTATCTACGATGGTCTGCTGATATACCAGTTCATGACGCAAACAGGTAAGACCCTGAAACAATTGTGCGAGGAGGTATATGATGTGATCGGCACTTTCGTTTACGACCGTAACGACCTGACCCTGCCCAACGAGCAGAAAGAGGCGATCATCAACAAGGCCGGTGCTGACGGTTATACACAGTTCGGCAAATACACCTTCAACCGCATAGAGAAAATTGACGGCGTGAAATACCACTTAGACAATGGCGGTTGGGTAATGCTGCGTGCTTCGGGTACCGAACCGCTGCTGCGTGTATATGCCGAAGGCAACAGTAAAGAAGAGACTGCTGACATACTGGAAGAAGTGAAAAAGACCATCCTCTAACCGGGATACAGGACATACAAAAAGGGCTGTAATATTGAATTACAGCCCTTTTTATTTCAGTTATATCTAAGCTTATTGTAAGCCTTGTGCGTCTTTCAGGAATTGCGCCAGGCCTATGTCCGTCAAAGGGTGCTTCAGTAGTCCCAGTATTGAACTTAAAGGACAAGTGCAGATATCAGCACCGGCCTCTGCACACTTTACAATGTGTAAAGGATTGCGGATAGATGCTGCCAGTACCTCTGTCATAAAACCCTGTGCATTGTAGATACCTACTATCTGGTGTATCAGGTCTACTCCATCCCAGTTTGTATCATCTATTCGGCCAATGAACGGAGACAGGAAGGTAGCACCCGCCTTAGCAGCCAGTATCGCCTGACCTGCAGAGAATACCAGCGTACAGTTGGTATGGATACCATTTTCTGTAAACCATTTGATAGCCTTAACACCGTCTTTGATCATAGGCACCTTTACCACGATATTGTCGTGTATCTTAGCCAGTTTTTTACCCTCGGCAATGATACCGTCAAAGTCGGTGCTTATTACCTCGGCACTTACGGGACCGTCCACTATATCACAGATGGTCTTGTAGTGATTCATTATGGCTTCTTCGCCTTTGATACCCTCTTTAGCCATCAGGCTGGGGTTGGTAGTAACGCCGTCCAGTATGCCAAGGTCGTTTGCTTCCCTGATCTGGTCAAGATTTGCTGTATCTATAAAAAATTTCATATACAATTGGTTTCTGGGGCAAAAGTAGTTAAATATTCAGCCAGGGAAAATGAAATTATCAACAAAATGAGGGGAGCTATAAAAAAGAACTGGCAAGTTACTTACATCGCGCCGCTACGACCACCTACCCTTGCTACATTCCTGTCCTGGGGGATTCAGTAGGAGCTGGCCGTATAAGACTTGCCAGAACTGCAAAGGTATGAAATAAACAATACCTTACAAGATTACGGACATAAAAAAACGGCTGTCATATATACAGCCGTTTCCTCTTTATTATTATCCTCAATTATACCTTAGAAAGCTCTCCTTTCAGAAAATCTATCACCTTAACCTCTGTAGCATCCTGTCCGCGCATTTCTGCCAGGTAAACAGATGTATAGTCAGTAAGATGGACCAGGTAGAACACCTTCTCCCAGTAGCTTTTACCCTCAGTATATAATTCTGTAATATTCTTCGTGTATTTTTTTATCACTTTTTTGTTCACCTCAATACGGAACTGGGTACGTGCGTAATCATCTTTATCACGCAGAAAGACCACAGCTTTTGTATCGTCCTTATCGCGCCAACCCACCAGCTCATTATGGTTCATTTCGGGAACTACATGATGCCAGCACAGCATCTTACTATTCTCATTGATCTGCTGGCGGAAACGCACCGCTACCCCTTCCAAATTCGGCCCTGAGTATATAACGGGAGTCTTGCCGTAAAGCTTTTTAGCCAATGCTTTGGCTTTTGCCTGTATACTCTTAGACTGTGCTGTAAGAAGTTTTATTGATGCTTTCAGGTCTTTGGACAGATTATAATTCAATAAGCCCAGTCCCTGAAGTATGAACAGTACCTGGGTCATAGAATATCCCAGGCAGGAGCGTGGCGGCATTCCTGCAGGCAGCAGTATACAATCCAGGTTCTTTTTCTTAGCTATCTCTGCCACTTTACCTCCTGATGTAATACATACCACTGTCGCTTTTGCTTTGAGCGCCTGCTGCATGGCCTGCAATGTTTCCTCGGTATTTCCTGAATAAGAAGATACGATAACGAGCGTGTCTTTATTTACAAAAGCAGGCAGGAAATAATCTTTATTAACGACAAAAGGAACGGCCAGCTTATCAAATACAAAATTCTGTACTATCGAACCGCCTATACCACTTCCGCCCAGGCCGGTGAGTACCACATTAGCATATTGCTTCTTCGGTGTGCTAAATTTATAGCTCTGGCCTATCAGCAAAGCTTCGTGCAGTTGGGTAGGGAAATTTTGTACCAGTTTTTTCATAGATTTATTTTCGATGGCCAAACATAACGAAACTGGCGTAAAGGGGGAAGAAATTGCAGAAAACTTTTTGCAAACAAAAGGTTATTATGTGTTGCATCGTAACTGGCGTTGGGAACGCAAAGAGGTAGACATTATCGCAGAACATAATGGGTTATTGATATTTATTGAAGTTAAGACCCGGTCTGACTCCTATTTCGGGTATCCTGAGGATGCTGTTGACGAAAAAAAACAAGACTACCTGAAAACGGCGGCAGAAGAGTTCCTGTACCAATACCCCGAATATTCACAGATACGATTCGACATTATCAGTATCATTACACGAAAAGACATCATACAAGAGATCGTGCACTTTGAAGATGCTTTTTTCTAGTATATAAAACGGGACAAGTTATACATTACTTATTTTCAGCAGATACCGGGAGCTTTATCCTGTTTTGTATCATTTTGTATCGTTTTATATCGAAAAAACAGTAGGGT encodes the following:
- a CDS encoding phosphoglucomutase/phosphomannomutase family protein, coding for MIPDKIKFGTDGWRAIIAKDYTVYNVARVSKALADWLKQKSDNPKVVVGHDCRFGGAMFTETVADVLCANGVHVIMTKGFISTPMLSFGVLKLGADQGVVITASHNPPSYNGFKLKGPHGGPTSPKHIAEVEALIPEDVTIPGASLDSLEAAGKLEYVELEEMYVSYLQEHFDFEALNKSPFKLAYDAMYGAGQNVIRRLLPNATLLHCDNNPGFHGQAPEPIDKNLQELAHTMATTPELKIGLATDGDADRIGLYDEDGNFVDAHHILLILIQYLHKYKNMTGKVAIAFSVTDRVKRMCEAYGLPVEVTPIGFKYISEIMTQEDVLVGGEESGGIAVKGHIPERDGIYDGLLIYQFMTQTGKTLKQLCEEVYDVIGTFVYDRNDLTLPNEQKEAIINKAGADGYTQFGKYTFNRIEKIDGVKYHLDNGGWVMLRASGTEPLLRVYAEGNSKEETADILEEVKKTIL
- the fsa gene encoding fructose-6-phosphate aldolase, which produces MKFFIDTANLDQIREANDLGILDGVTTNPSLMAKEGIKGEEAIMNHYKTICDIVDGPVSAEVISTDFDGIIAEGKKLAKIHDNIVVKVPMIKDGVKAIKWFTENGIHTNCTLVFSAGQAILAAKAGATFLSPFIGRIDDTNWDGVDLIHQIVGIYNAQGFMTEVLAASIRNPLHIVKCAEAGADICTCPLSSILGLLKHPLTDIGLAQFLKDAQGLQ
- a CDS encoding bifunctional phosphoglucose/phosphomannose isomerase, yielding MKKLVQNFPTQLHEALLIGQSYKFSTPKKQYANVVLTGLGGSGIGGSIVQNFVFDKLAVPFVVNKDYFLPAFVNKDTLVIVSSYSGNTEETLQAMQQALKAKATVVCITSGGKVAEIAKKKNLDCILLPAGMPPRSCLGYSMTQVLFILQGLGLLNYNLSKDLKASIKLLTAQSKSIQAKAKALAKKLYGKTPVIYSGPNLEGVAVRFRQQINENSKMLCWHHVVPEMNHNELVGWRDKDDTKAVVFLRDKDDYARTQFRIEVNKKVIKKYTKNITELYTEGKSYWEKVFYLVHLTDYTSVYLAEMRGQDATEVKVIDFLKGELSKV
- a CDS encoding YraN family protein translates to MAKHNETGVKGEEIAENFLQTKGYYVLHRNWRWERKEVDIIAEHNGLLIFIEVKTRSDSYFGYPEDAVDEKKQDYLKTAAEEFLYQYPEYSQIRFDIISIITRKDIIQEIVHFEDAFF